In one Rutidosis leptorrhynchoides isolate AG116_Rl617_1_P2 chromosome 8, CSIRO_AGI_Rlap_v1, whole genome shotgun sequence genomic region, the following are encoded:
- the LOC139861597 gene encoding protein trichome birefringence-like 38: MGFGYPNNIFPLLLLIVLFVQVHLFVVVTLAKTQVLSLSAYNTNHTSDFSVTSSSLLKGRKGRAKGRGILGCDIYRGRWVVDTSYPLYAASSCPYIDSEFDCLKHGRSDTQYLKYAWKPDSCNLPRFDGVDLLNKWRGKKVMFVGDSLSLNQWESLACLLHASVPNSKTTFMRSNGLTSLAFQDYGLTIYLYRTPYLVDIVKQRIGRVLNLDSIKGGDAWKGMDVLVFNSWHWWTHTGDLQPFDYIQDGSNVSKDMDRLAAYYKGMTTWGRWVDLNVDPTKTKVFFQGISPTHYMGKEWGSSSRNCYGELQPIEGGSYPAGLPEAQVVLNKVLSSIKKPVTLLDVTTLSQLRKDAHPSSFGDSGVDCSHWCVPGLPDTWNQLLYTSFLN, from the exons ATGGGTTTTGGGTACCCAAATAACATCTTTCCTCTTCTACTACTAATAGTACTATTTGTTCAAGTTCACCTATTTGTGGTTGTAACTTTGGCAAAAACACAAGTTCTCTCATTATCagcatataatactaatcatactaGTGATTTTAGTGTAACTAGTAGTTCATTACTAAAGGGAAGAAAAGGAAGGGCAAAAGGAAGAGGAATATTAGGTTGTGATATATATAGAGGAAGATGGGTGGTAGACACTTCATATCCACTTTATGCAGCTTCGAGTTGTCCGTACATTGATTCTGAATTTGATTGTCTTAAACATGGTCGCTCTGATACCCAGTATCTTAAGTATGCTTGGAAACCAGATTCTTGTAACCTCCCAAG GTTTGACGGGGTGGATTTGTTAAATAAATGGAGAGGGAAAAAGGTGATGTTTGTGGGTGACTCACTGAGTTTGAACCAGTGGGAATCGTTAGCTTGTTTGCTTCATGCGTCGGTGCCCAATTCCAAGACCACTTTTATGCGATCCAACGGTCTTACTTCCCTCGCTTTTCAG GATTACGGTTTGACTATATACTTATATCGAACACCATATTTGGTGGATATTGTAAAACAACGGATCGGGCGAGTTTTGAATTTGGATTCTATCAAAGGAGGAGACGCATGGAAAGGAATGGATGTGCTCGTGTTCAACTCATGGCATTGGTGGACCCACACCGGTGATTTACAACC ATTTGATTACATACAAGATGGATCAAATGTATCTAAAGATATGGACCGGCTAGCGGCATACTACAAAGGTATGACCACATGGGGAAGATGGGTTGACCTTAATGTTGACCCAACGAAGACTAAAGTGTTCTTTCAAGGAATCTCTCCTACACATTACAT GGGAAAAGAATGGGGATCATCGTCAAGAAACTGTTATGGTGAACTACAACCGATAGAAGGTGGGTCCTACCCAGCAGGTTTACCCGAAGCTCAAGTTGTTTTGAACAAAGTTTTAAGTAGTATAAAGAAACCAGTTACATTGCTCGATGTCACAACACTGTCTCAGCTGAGAAAAGATGCTCATCCATCATCTTTTGGAGACTCGGGCGTCGATTGTAGCCATTGGTGTGTTCCTGGATTACCAGATACTTGGAACCAACTCCTCTACACGTCATTCCTTAACTGA